Proteins found in one Streptococcus criceti HS-6 genomic segment:
- a CDS encoding Blp family class II bacteriocin has translation MNNLILEQFDVVDEKTLSEINGGDGVAQCIIGTAGGAIWGNAAFGLIGAGVGTFIGNTVFCTPEAY, from the coding sequence ATGAATAACCTTATTTTAGAACAATTTGATGTAGTAGACGAAAAGACCTTATCTGAAATTAACGGTGGTGATGGTGTCGCTCAATGTATCATAGGCACTGCTGGAGGTGCTATTTGGGGGAATGCAGCCTTTGGCCTAATCGGAGCCGGTGTCGGTACTTTCATCGGTAATACTGTTTTCTGCACTCCTGAAGCCTACTAA